The DNA window AGCCATTTTATACAGAATCAACTTCAATGAGATAGATCATTTCCGGTCACCTTTGATACGCCCATCCGTtcaataaaaaacgaaaacattgaaataaaaaatatataaaatataatcttGCAAGCTGAACTGAAATACAACACATTTATATACCTATCAATGCCAGCAGAAACGTCAAAATCAAGGTCGAcatacaaatcaaataaaaatacaaaacttgCAATTTTATGCCTAAGCCAGAAAGGGAGAACGAAACTTTCTACTAAAAGAAAGCTTCACCAAAAGCCCCTATAAGAAAGTCCGCCAAGTTGACAATAAAATACGcgtatattatttatatattttatacatattcaATGGGATCGGTTTGCCTCGTCAGACCCGAGTGAATGTTAGCCTAGCCACCAGAGGAGGGACTCGACCGATCTTCCTAAGAGTGCACCGAGTAAGAGGTGACCTTTCCATTGTCGTTTACCGTAGTCTGGGCTCCACGTCGACTTGTTCCGTCTCCGTTGCTGTGGCTGTAGGACGAGACCGAGACGCCCTTgtagccaccaccaccgccgccaccacctcctccggagctgctggagctggagaacGAGGATCCACCACCGCTTCCGCCTCCAAAGCGATTCACAATGTTGGGAGAGGCctgtgaaaataaaatttgtattggTTGAATCAGCCATTTGACTATGCGAATTAGTGGACtattttcataatatttttggAACTGCTAAATACCATTATAATTTAACCTTTTGACATACAAACTATTGATTTCAAACGTATATGACGATTTAAGAGAAAAAGTCATCTACGAAGTTAATACTTGACTTGTTAACTTTGATTTTAGAATAGTGCGATTATTGTTCCTGATCGAAAGAAGGTATATGGGTTTCATACCGGATTGGGTGGACTAATAAAGGCCGTCTGGCGGTAGCCATTGGAGCCGATGGATCCGGAGGCAGAGGCATAGCTGGGTGCATAGCGATTTGAGTTGTACGATCCAGATCCAAATCCAGATCCAGACCCTGATGCGGATCCAGAGCTCGAACCGCCTCTGTACCTATTCTGGCGCACTAGATTGTCATGGTAGGCCTGCTGAGCGGCGATCTGTTGCTGGATGCGACTGCGCAGAAAAGGAAATTAGAGTATGGAAAACCATTGGGAACAACTGTATAAGTATTGAGATAAGTTAAGAACTAGCTACTTGTATTTACATATCGTTGTCGTCGACAAGGGAAGCATCCGCGGATGCATAAGCGTTGCCAGCCGTGGCCAGACCAGTTATAGCTCTA is part of the Drosophila yakuba strain Tai18E2 chromosome 2R, Prin_Dyak_Tai18E2_2.1, whole genome shotgun sequence genome and encodes:
- the LOC6529698 gene encoding glycine, alanine and asparagine-rich protein isoform X1, with the translated sequence MWKFLLICVVMSALNEESSGAKTGPTRRRRAYAGGYAGGYASSGGGAGGYTGSYNSGGGHSSYVGTGGGGGGYYDYDDYGGTSPNFGIIDPYLFHQQLTNHILAQNFANQQAITGLATAGNAYASADASLVDDNDIRIQQQIAAQQAYHDNLVRQNRYRGGSSSGSASGSGSGFGSGSYNSNRYAPSYASASGSIGSNGYRQTAFISPPNPASPNIVNRFGGGSGGGSSFSSSSSSGGGGGGGGGGYKGVSVSSYSHSNGDGTSRRGAQTTVNDNGKVTSYSVHS
- the LOC6529698 gene encoding heterogeneous nuclear ribonucleoprotein A3 homolog 2 isoform X2, with the protein product MWKFLLICVVMSALNEESSGAKTGPTRRRRAYAGGYAGGYASSGGGAGGYTGSYNSGGGHSSYVGTGGGGGGYYDYDDYGGTSPNFGIIDPYLFHQQLTNHILAQNFANQHRIQQQIAAQQAYHDNLVRQNRYRGGSSSGSASGSGSGFGSGSYNSNRYAPSYASASGSIGSNGYRQTAFISPPNPASPNIVNRFGGGSGGGSSFSSSSSSGGGGGGGGGGYKGVSVSSYSHSNGDGTSRRGAQTTVNDNGKVTSYSVHS